Proteins from one Comamonas flocculans genomic window:
- a CDS encoding GMP reductase has translation MEIFDYDNILLLPRKCRVQSRSECDTSMELGGRRFLLPVVPANMKTVVDEGICSWLAQNGYFYVMHRFDLDNVQFVRDMHAKGCYASISLGVKQADRDTVDRFKAEGLTPEYVTIDIAHGHADSVREMIGYLKEHLPRTFVIAGNVGTPEAVIDLENWGADATKVGIGPGKVCITKLKTGFGTGGWQLSALKWCARVATKPIIADGGIRSHGDIAKSIRFGATMVMVGSLFAGHEESPGKTVEVDGQLYKEYYGSASDFNKGEYRHVEGKRILEPIKGRLADTLTEMEQDIQSSISYAGGKKLLDIRKVNYVILGGNNAVEHLLM, from the coding sequence ATGGAAATCTTCGACTACGACAACATCCTGCTGCTGCCGCGCAAGTGCCGCGTGCAAAGCCGCTCGGAATGCGACACCAGCATGGAGCTGGGCGGGCGGCGCTTTCTCCTGCCGGTCGTGCCGGCCAACATGAAAACCGTGGTGGACGAGGGCATCTGCAGCTGGCTGGCGCAAAACGGTTACTTCTACGTCATGCACCGCTTCGATCTGGACAATGTGCAGTTCGTGCGCGACATGCATGCCAAGGGCTGCTACGCCTCGATCTCGCTCGGCGTCAAGCAGGCCGACCGCGACACCGTGGACCGCTTCAAGGCCGAGGGCCTCACGCCCGAGTACGTCACCATCGACATCGCCCACGGCCACGCCGACAGCGTGCGCGAGATGATCGGCTACCTCAAGGAGCACCTGCCCCGGACCTTCGTGATCGCCGGCAACGTGGGCACGCCCGAAGCGGTGATCGACCTGGAAAACTGGGGCGCCGACGCGACCAAGGTAGGCATAGGCCCGGGCAAGGTCTGCATCACCAAGCTGAAAACCGGCTTTGGCACCGGCGGCTGGCAACTGAGCGCGCTGAAGTGGTGCGCGCGCGTGGCGACCAAGCCGATCATTGCCGACGGCGGCATCCGCAGCCACGGCGACATCGCCAAGAGCATCCGCTTCGGCGCGACCATGGTCATGGTCGGCTCGCTGTTCGCGGGCCACGAGGAATCACCGGGCAAGACGGTGGAGGTGGACGGGCAGCTGTACAAGGAGTACTACGGCTCGGCCAGCGACTTCAACAAGGGCGAATACCGCCACGTGGAAGGCAAGCGCATCCTGGAGCCGATCAAGGGCCGGCTGGCCGACACGCTGACCGAGATGGAGCAGGACATCCAGAGCTCGATCAGCTATGCGGGCGGCAAGAAGCTGCTGGACATCCGCAAGGTCAACTACGTGATCCTGGGCGGCAACAACGCGGTGGAGCACTTGCTGATGTAG
- a CDS encoding multidrug effflux MFS transporter, whose amino-acid sequence MQDHSATVPWRGPLWAMSILLALLGMLGPFAIDTYLPAFPAIARGLDATPLQMQQTLSAYLFAFAFMALFHGSLSDSFGRRPVVLWGLSMFTLASAGCALAPTTGWLIFFRTVQGLSAGGGIVVSRAVIRDLFPPAQAQRVMSQVTIFFGVAPAIAPMVGGWLSEHLPWQSVFWFLTGVGATLLLTIWRALPESLPGHKRQPLRLMHLLQGYGSLISNPRFILLALASGVPFNGMFLYVLAAPAFLGQHLQLQPGQFFWFFMINICGIMGGAWVSGRMAGRVAPKRQIRHGFVIMVTISVVNLGANLLLAPSVWWAMLPIGIYSFGWALMVPVVTLLVLDLVPSRRGMASSLQMFVGSTANGFVAGVVAPLAMHSTAWLAFASLLLMSIGLAAWVYLHRRWPELGRHITG is encoded by the coding sequence ATGCAAGACCATTCCGCCACTGTGCCCTGGCGCGGCCCGCTGTGGGCCATGTCCATCCTGCTCGCGCTGCTGGGCATGCTCGGGCCGTTTGCCATCGACACCTATCTGCCGGCGTTTCCGGCCATCGCCCGCGGGCTGGACGCCACGCCGCTGCAGATGCAGCAGACGCTGTCGGCCTACCTCTTCGCCTTCGCCTTCATGGCGCTGTTCCATGGCTCGCTCTCGGACAGCTTCGGGCGCCGCCCGGTGGTGCTCTGGGGGCTGTCCATGTTCACGCTGGCCTCGGCCGGTTGCGCGCTCGCGCCGACCACCGGCTGGCTGATCTTCTTTCGCACGGTGCAGGGGCTGTCGGCCGGCGGCGGCATCGTGGTTTCGCGCGCGGTCATTCGCGACCTGTTTCCGCCGGCGCAGGCCCAGCGCGTGATGAGCCAGGTGACCATCTTCTTCGGCGTGGCACCGGCCATTGCCCCCATGGTGGGCGGCTGGCTGTCGGAGCACCTGCCCTGGCAGAGCGTGTTCTGGTTCCTCACCGGCGTGGGCGCGACGCTGCTGCTGACCATCTGGCGCGCCCTGCCCGAATCGCTGCCCGGGCACAAGCGCCAGCCGCTGCGCCTGATGCATCTGCTGCAGGGCTACGGGAGCCTGATCAGCAACCCGCGCTTCATCCTGCTGGCGCTGGCCAGCGGCGTGCCCTTCAACGGCATGTTCCTGTACGTGCTGGCGGCGCCGGCTTTCCTCGGGCAGCACCTGCAGCTGCAGCCGGGGCAGTTCTTCTGGTTCTTCATGATCAACATCTGCGGCATCATGGGCGGCGCCTGGGTCAGCGGGCGCATGGCCGGGCGCGTGGCGCCCAAGCGCCAGATCCGGCACGGCTTCGTGATCATGGTGACGATCAGCGTGGTCAACCTGGGCGCCAACCTGCTGCTGGCGCCCAGCGTCTGGTGGGCGATGCTGCCCATAGGCATCTATTCCTTCGGCTGGGCGCTGATGGTGCCGGTGGTGACGCTGCTGGTGCTCGACCTCGTGCCCTCGCGCCGCGGCATGGCCTCGTCGCTGCAGATGTTTGTCGGCTCTACCGCCAATGGCTTCGTCGCCGGCGTGGTGGCGCCGCTGGCGATGCATTCCACCGCCTGGCTGGCTTTTGCCTCGCTGCTGCTGATGAGCATAGGCCTGGCGGCCTGGGTCTACCTGCACCGGCGCTGGCCGGAGCTGGGGCGCCACATTACCGGTTAG
- a CDS encoding sensor domain-containing diguanylate cyclase has protein sequence MSAAPSSSADFEAMFDLAPVSLWLEDFSAVRALLQRWRAQGVSDVRAFLREEPERVSEYGRAIRVLKVNQRSLALFGAPDQQTLVGSLHRVFRDDMLENVLDEVCQLWEGAQEFANQTVNYALDGRRLDVHIRGRILPGHESSWDRVLISLEDNTREQQARRLLQESERQARLLFEHSPVSLWVEDFSAVKQLLDQIRERGIVDLKTFLKVHPEFIDQCMREIRVIDVNRATLAMFGAPSRQVLLAGLHKIFQGEMLDSFAEQLIDLWEGRLQQQREVVNYTLAGSPLSIHMQFVVQEDHRRDWSLVLLSLVDITARKKAEAYLEYLGKHDVLTGLRNRAYYIEELNRLTRKGPWPVAVIVVDLNGLKVVNDEQGHAAGDAVLRRAGEVLAKAVDGLAGCAARIGGDEFCVLLPDADEHAGQALMERLASLQDLSNQYYPGQSLSFAMGMAVAREGESLEAVTHRADRSMYAAKQRYYEAAGADRRRD, from the coding sequence ATGTCCGCAGCACCCTCGTCTTCCGCCGACTTCGAAGCCATGTTCGACCTCGCCCCGGTCTCCCTGTGGCTGGAGGATTTCAGCGCGGTGCGCGCGCTGCTGCAGCGCTGGCGCGCGCAGGGCGTCAGCGACGTGCGCGCCTTCCTGCGTGAAGAGCCCGAGCGGGTCAGCGAATACGGGCGCGCGATCCGTGTGCTCAAGGTCAACCAGCGCTCGCTGGCGCTGTTCGGCGCGCCCGACCAGCAGACGCTCGTCGGTTCGCTGCACCGGGTGTTTCGCGACGACATGCTGGAGAACGTGCTCGACGAGGTCTGCCAGCTCTGGGAGGGCGCGCAGGAGTTCGCCAACCAGACGGTGAACTACGCGCTCGACGGGCGCAGGCTCGACGTCCACATCCGCGGGCGCATCCTGCCGGGGCACGAATCGAGCTGGGACCGGGTGCTGATTTCGCTCGAAGACAACACCCGGGAGCAGCAGGCGCGCCGCCTCCTGCAGGAAAGCGAGCGCCAGGCGCGGCTGCTGTTCGAGCATTCGCCGGTCTCGCTCTGGGTGGAGGACTTCAGCGCGGTCAAGCAGCTGCTCGACCAGATCCGCGAACGCGGCATCGTGGACCTCAAGACCTTCCTCAAGGTGCACCCCGAATTCATCGACCAGTGCATGCGCGAGATTCGCGTGATCGACGTCAACCGGGCGACGCTGGCGATGTTCGGCGCGCCCAGCCGCCAGGTGCTGCTCGCGGGCCTGCACAAGATCTTCCAGGGCGAGATGCTCGACTCGTTTGCCGAGCAGCTGATCGACCTCTGGGAAGGCCGCCTGCAGCAGCAGCGCGAGGTGGTCAACTACACGCTGGCGGGCTCGCCGCTGAGCATCCACATGCAGTTCGTGGTGCAGGAAGACCACCGCCGCGACTGGAGCCTGGTGCTGCTGTCGCTGGTGGACATCACCGCGCGCAAGAAGGCCGAGGCCTACCTCGAATACCTGGGCAAGCACGACGTGCTGACGGGCCTGCGCAACCGGGCCTACTACATCGAGGAGCTCAACCGCCTGACGCGCAAGGGGCCCTGGCCCGTGGCGGTCATCGTGGTGGACCTCAACGGCCTGAAGGTGGTCAACGACGAGCAGGGCCACGCCGCCGGCGACGCGGTGCTGCGCCGCGCCGGCGAGGTCCTGGCCAAGGCGGTGGACGGCCTGGCCGGCTGCGCCGCGCGCATCGGCGGCGACGAATTCTGCGTGCTGCTGCCCGACGCCGACGAGCACGCTGGCCAGGCCCTGATGGAGCGCCTGGCCAGCCTGCAGGACTTGAGCAACCAGTACTACCCGGGCCAGTCTCTGAGCTTTGCCATGGGCATGGCGGTGGCACGCGAGGGCGAATCGCTGGAAGCGGTGACCCACCGCGCCGACCGCTCCATGTATGCGGCCAAGCAGCGCTACTACGAGGCGGCAGGCGCCGACCGGCGCCGCGACTGA
- a CDS encoding DEAD/DEAH box helicase → MTHTVSTAGADASAPLSSCAPESGFAAMGLVPELLQAVTDMGYTQPTAVQTRAIPLAMGQGADHAGFIDLMVSSQTGSGKTAAFLLPVLHTLQLQQEQAKAAERAAFERACAEAEAQGKPAPKRPKRKNPLLARHFEPAVPGALVLCPTRELAQQVAHDAIDLVRHCKGLRIASVVGGMPYQRQIAQLQNASLVVATPGRLLDLQRSGQIRLEEVQFLVVDEADRMLDLGFADDLAEIHRLTAHRRQTMMFSATFAPRIQQLAMRVMHEGGTGVQRIQIDSPQEKHENIKQVLYWADNPRHKRALLDHWLRDAEIDQAIVFASTQIECDELAHDLQQAGFSAVALHGALSQGLRNRRLMALRRGQVQILVATDVAARGIDVPTITHVFNFGLPMKAEDYTHRIGRTGRAGRQGLAVTFAEFRDRRRIFDIEAFTRQPLATAVVPGLEPTQRPPQPMRAARPGGAGRGHGGGARPGFGARREGGGAYRREGQPGPRAGFGGQGRGQGEARRGPAPGRAARPLSAGAPRSRGMR, encoded by the coding sequence ATGACCCATACCGTTTCCACAGCGGGCGCTGACGCGTCCGCGCCCCTCTCTTCCTGCGCGCCCGAAAGCGGCTTTGCCGCCATGGGCCTCGTGCCCGAGCTGCTGCAGGCCGTCACCGACATGGGCTACACCCAGCCCACGGCGGTGCAGACGCGCGCCATTCCGCTGGCCATGGGCCAGGGCGCGGACCACGCGGGCTTCATCGACCTCATGGTCTCCAGCCAGACCGGCAGCGGCAAGACCGCGGCCTTTCTGCTGCCCGTGCTGCACACCCTGCAGCTGCAGCAGGAGCAGGCCAAGGCCGCGGAGCGCGCCGCCTTCGAGCGCGCCTGCGCCGAGGCCGAAGCCCAGGGCAAGCCGGCCCCGAAGCGCCCCAAGCGCAAGAACCCGCTGCTGGCGCGCCACTTCGAGCCCGCCGTCCCCGGCGCGCTGGTGCTGTGCCCCACGCGCGAACTCGCGCAGCAGGTGGCGCACGACGCCATCGACCTGGTGCGCCACTGCAAGGGGCTGCGCATCGCCAGCGTGGTGGGCGGCATGCCTTACCAGCGCCAGATCGCGCAGCTGCAGAACGCCAGCCTCGTGGTGGCCACGCCCGGGCGCCTGCTGGACCTGCAGCGCTCGGGCCAGATCAGGCTCGAAGAGGTGCAGTTCCTCGTCGTCGACGAGGCCGACCGCATGCTCGACCTCGGTTTTGCCGACGACCTGGCCGAAATCCACCGCCTCACCGCGCACCGGCGCCAGACCATGATGTTCTCGGCCACCTTCGCGCCGCGCATCCAGCAACTGGCCATGCGCGTGATGCACGAGGGCGGCACCGGCGTGCAGCGCATCCAGATCGACTCGCCGCAGGAAAAGCACGAGAACATCAAGCAGGTGCTCTACTGGGCCGACAACCCCCGGCACAAGCGCGCGCTGCTCGACCACTGGCTGCGTGACGCCGAGATCGACCAGGCCATCGTCTTCGCCAGCACCCAGATCGAGTGCGACGAGCTGGCGCACGACCTGCAGCAGGCCGGCTTTTCCGCCGTGGCGCTGCACGGCGCGCTCAGCCAGGGCCTGCGCAACCGCCGGCTGATGGCGCTGCGCCGCGGCCAGGTGCAGATCCTCGTGGCCACCGACGTGGCCGCGCGCGGCATCGACGTGCCCACCATCACCCACGTGTTCAACTTCGGCCTGCCGATGAAGGCCGAGGACTACACCCACCGCATCGGCCGCACCGGCCGCGCGGGGCGCCAGGGTCTGGCCGTGACCTTTGCCGAATTCCGCGACCGCCGCCGCATCTTCGACATCGAGGCCTTCACGCGCCAGCCCCTGGCCACCGCCGTGGTGCCGGGCCTGGAGCCCACCCAGCGCCCGCCCCAGCCGATGCGCGCGGCGCGCCCGGGCGGTGCCGGCCGCGGCCACGGCGGGGGCGCGCGTCCGGGCTTCGGCGCGCGCCGCGAGGGCGGCGGCGCCTACCGCCGCGAGGGGCAGCCCGGCCCCAGGGCCGGCTTTGGCGGCCAGGGACGGGGCCAGGGCGAAGCCCGCCGCGGTCCGGCGCCGGGGCGTGCGGCGCGTCCGCTGAGCGCGGGGGCACCGCGTTCGCGCGGCATGCGCTGA